The following proteins come from a genomic window of Pyxidicoccus sp. MSG2:
- a CDS encoding response regulator, with the protein MTGVPVDAPPAAPPIRVFVVEDQTKILKNQLRLFEGQQDIDIVGTALSGEAALEEVPKLMPDVLLLDLGLPRMSGIDVTREVKARFPKMEILIFTIFDEEDKVLEAVKAGASGYLLKGAPVDKIIEAIKEVRAGGTVIQPNLARRLLRHFRVDPDSGPVPTEPVAPPPSVPVPEVPPEAVSAQEPPLKPLSDREREILQLIAKGVSNSEAARLLSLSKATIRTHLEHIYRKLEVTNRVEAVTEGIRKGLISV; encoded by the coding sequence ATGACCGGAGTACCCGTGGACGCCCCTCCCGCCGCGCCCCCCATCCGCGTCTTCGTGGTGGAAGACCAGACGAAGATCCTCAAGAACCAGCTCCGCCTCTTCGAGGGTCAGCAGGACATCGACATCGTCGGCACCGCGCTGTCCGGCGAGGCCGCGCTGGAGGAAGTGCCCAAGCTGATGCCGGACGTGCTCCTGCTCGACCTGGGGCTGCCGCGCATGAGCGGCATCGACGTCACGCGCGAGGTGAAGGCGCGCTTCCCGAAGATGGAGATCCTCATCTTCACCATCTTCGACGAGGAGGACAAAGTGCTGGAGGCGGTGAAGGCCGGCGCGTCCGGCTACCTCCTCAAGGGCGCCCCGGTGGACAAGATCATCGAGGCCATCAAGGAGGTCCGCGCGGGCGGCACCGTCATCCAGCCCAACCTGGCCCGCCGCCTCCTGCGCCACTTCCGCGTGGACCCGGACTCCGGCCCCGTCCCCACCGAGCCCGTGGCGCCCCCGCCCTCCGTCCCCGTCCCGGAAGTTCCCCCGGAGGCCGTGTCCGCCCAGGAGCCCCCGCTCAAGCCGCTGTCGGACCGCGAGCGGGAAATCCTCCAGCTCATCGCCAAGGGTGTGTCCAACAGCGAGGCGGCCCGGCTCCTCAGCCTCAGCAAGGCCACCATCCGCACCCACCTGGAGCACATCTACCGGAAGCTCGAAGTCACCAACCGCGTCGAGGCCGTCACCGAGGGTATCCGTAAGGGCTTGATTTCCGTGTGA
- a CDS encoding sensor histidine kinase yields MNTHLALGEETPANDLRARVREVLERRKLTDSVSAEQATASWEQDRFVARARALFYARMMFLTLGLLILAVPAWSGYFGLTGPFSFVGYFTMLLYSVANLLVIDHPKAGRWVTYTTLCLDLTIMVVLIAKPVVGGGLQSPLLATQLLFTTLFSILYPKPLAILPPLLALPITTRLDLLLNRSVTAVELLTLLWYLALNFIIVYVLVYLNEREATAHREVVALQGDLKELAVVEERNRLAREIHDGLGASLSSMIIQAEYILNLASEDGLRSEIRELKATAEESIEELRRNLRMMREDFELAQGLEDYAKTFRERTGLDIRFERTGLQRKLSPDAQLALFRILQESLSNAVKHAEAKSVHVRLDFSEDRVHLIVRDDGKGFDPSRTPRGHYGLLNMRERAIKLGGQLIVDSSPGAGAQVAFSLPCMPS; encoded by the coding sequence ATGAACACCCATCTCGCTCTGGGCGAGGAGACGCCAGCCAACGACCTGCGCGCCCGCGTGCGGGAGGTGCTGGAGCGCCGCAAGCTGACGGACAGCGTCTCCGCGGAACAGGCCACCGCGTCCTGGGAACAGGACCGCTTCGTCGCCCGCGCCCGCGCGCTCTTCTACGCGCGGATGATGTTCCTCACGCTGGGCCTGCTCATCCTCGCGGTGCCCGCGTGGAGCGGCTACTTCGGCCTCACCGGGCCGTTCTCCTTCGTGGGCTACTTCACGATGCTGCTCTACAGCGTCGCGAACCTGCTGGTCATCGACCACCCGAAGGCCGGCCGCTGGGTGACGTACACCACGCTCTGCCTCGACCTGACCATCATGGTCGTGCTCATCGCCAAGCCCGTGGTGGGCGGCGGTCTGCAGAGCCCGCTGCTCGCCACGCAGCTGCTCTTCACCACGCTGTTCTCCATCCTCTACCCCAAGCCGCTGGCCATCCTCCCGCCGCTGCTGGCGCTGCCGATTACGACGCGGCTCGACCTGCTCCTCAACCGCTCGGTGACGGCGGTGGAGCTGCTCACGCTGCTCTGGTACCTCGCGCTCAACTTCATCATCGTCTACGTGCTCGTGTACCTGAACGAGCGAGAGGCCACCGCGCACCGCGAGGTGGTGGCGCTCCAGGGCGACTTGAAGGAGCTGGCCGTGGTGGAGGAGCGCAACCGGCTGGCGCGCGAAATCCATGACGGCCTGGGCGCGTCGCTCTCGTCCATGATCATCCAGGCCGAGTACATCCTGAACCTCGCGAGCGAGGACGGGCTGCGCTCGGAAATCCGCGAGCTGAAGGCCACCGCGGAGGAGTCCATCGAAGAGCTGCGCCGCAACCTCCGGATGATGCGCGAGGACTTCGAGCTGGCGCAGGGCCTGGAGGACTACGCGAAGACTTTCCGCGAGCGCACCGGCCTGGACATCCGCTTCGAGCGCACCGGGCTGCAGCGCAAGCTGTCCCCCGACGCGCAGCTCGCGCTGTTCCGCATCCTCCAGGAGTCGCTGTCCAACGCGGTGAAGCACGCGGAGGCGAAGAGCGTGCACGTGCGGCTCGACTTCAGCGAGGACCGCGTGCACCTCATCGTCCGCGATGACGGCAAGGGCTTCGACCCGTCCCGCACGCCGCGCGGCCACTACGGCCTGCTCAACATGCGCGAGCGCGCCATCAAGCTCGGCGGCCAGCTCATCGTGGACTCGTCGCCGGGCGCTGGTGCCCAGGTGGCCTTCTCCCTTCCCTGCATGCCTTCATGA
- a CDS encoding HesA/MoeB/ThiF family protein, whose amino-acid sequence MHGHDTDHHPRIPHASRLERARVLLVGAGGLGCPASLALAQAGVGHLTLADPDRVDVTNLPRQLWHRPADVGRNKAESAAAGLARAFPALSTEPLPERVDAGNAEALFRAHDAVIDATDGVATKFFLSDVAVLTGVPLVYGGVLRMQGQAMRVDPRGPCLRCLYEAPPPPDAVPTCAQAGVLGSLAGLVGAVQSLLALELLFGAARPVPGEATLHVLDGVSLLGRRVRVERAPDCPGCRVTAVPEYPEAAQEAESCPR is encoded by the coding sequence ATGCACGGGCACGACACCGACCATCATCCCCGCATCCCCCACGCCTCGCGCCTCGAGCGCGCCCGGGTGCTCCTCGTGGGGGCCGGCGGCCTGGGCTGTCCGGCGTCCCTGGCGCTGGCGCAGGCGGGTGTCGGCCACCTGACGCTCGCGGACCCGGACCGCGTGGACGTCACGAATCTGCCGCGCCAGTTGTGGCACCGGCCCGCCGACGTGGGCCGCAACAAGGCGGAGTCCGCCGCCGCGGGCCTGGCGCGCGCCTTCCCCGCGCTGTCCACCGAGCCCCTGCCGGAGCGCGTGGACGCGGGCAACGCGGAGGCCCTCTTCCGCGCGCACGACGCCGTCATCGACGCCACGGACGGAGTGGCCACCAAGTTCTTCCTCTCGGACGTGGCGGTGCTCACGGGCGTGCCGCTCGTCTATGGCGGCGTGCTGCGCATGCAGGGGCAGGCGATGCGGGTGGACCCTCGCGGGCCGTGCCTGCGCTGCCTCTACGAGGCGCCGCCTCCGCCGGACGCGGTGCCCACGTGCGCGCAGGCGGGGGTGCTCGGCTCGCTCGCGGGGCTGGTGGGCGCGGTGCAGTCGCTGCTCGCGCTGGAGCTGCTGTTCGGGGCCGCGCGTCCCGTTCCCGGTGAGGCCACGCTGCACGTGCTGGATGGCGTGTCGCTGCTGGGCCGCCGCGTCCGGGTGGAGCGCGCGCCCGACTGCCCCGGCTGCCGCGTCACCGCCGTGCCGGAGTACCCGGAGGCCGCACAGGAGGCCGAGTCATGTCCGAGGTGA
- a CDS encoding sulfurtransferase TusA family protein, with protein MSEVKATLDITREVCPMTYVRTKLKLEALEPGTLLEVLLRGAEPLKNVPRNARDEGHEVVSLEPRPDGTHVLLLRKQGR; from the coding sequence ATGTCCGAGGTGAAGGCCACGCTCGACATCACGCGCGAGGTCTGTCCGATGACCTACGTGCGCACCAAGCTGAAGCTGGAGGCGCTGGAGCCGGGGACGCTGCTGGAGGTGCTCCTGCGCGGCGCCGAGCCGCTGAAGAACGTGCCGCGCAACGCGCGCGACGAGGGGCACGAAGTCGTCTCCCTGGAGCCGCGCCCCGATGGAACCCACGTGTTGCTGCTCCGCAAGCAGGGACGTTGA
- a CDS encoding MoaD/ThiS family protein, whose translation MPTIRIPTPMRTFTSNQSEVTATGATVREVLKDLDARFPGIGARVLDERGAVRRYVNVFLNDEDIRALRELDTPVADTDRLTLIPAMAGG comes from the coding sequence ATGCCGACCATCCGCATTCCCACTCCGATGCGCACGTTCACGAGCAACCAGTCCGAAGTCACCGCCACCGGCGCCACCGTGCGCGAGGTGCTGAAGGATCTGGACGCACGCTTCCCCGGCATCGGCGCGCGCGTCCTCGACGAGCGCGGTGCCGTGCGCCGCTACGTCAACGTCTTCCTCAACGACGAGGACATCCGAGCCCTGCGCGAGCTGGACACGCCGGTGGCGGACACGGACCGCCTCACGCTCATCCCCGCAATGGCGGGAGGCTGA
- a CDS encoding ThiF family adenylyltransferase, translating to MALREDQILRYSRQILLRDVGGRGQEALLAGTARVDATGASGMTAAAYLAGGGTPVVGTGSLTLGPWAPGFLVSADDVGRPAVEALDGAVPQLNPDAAGAGRGGGLVAELPSGWGGEAPWVALGGDGRRAAVVFRGADGCVWCFGETVRHLVQPPDGALGVALGALGALVFQRLRLGLGPALGGRWLVAPGVVEELEVRRCARCAGSPEPARP from the coding sequence GTGGCCCTGCGTGAAGATCAGATCCTCCGCTACTCCCGGCAGATCCTCCTGCGTGACGTGGGTGGCCGCGGGCAGGAAGCTCTGCTGGCGGGCACGGCGCGGGTGGATGCCACCGGCGCCTCGGGGATGACGGCCGCGGCGTACCTCGCCGGAGGCGGCACGCCGGTGGTGGGCACGGGCTCGTTGACGCTGGGCCCCTGGGCGCCCGGCTTCCTCGTGTCGGCGGACGACGTGGGGCGCCCCGCGGTGGAGGCCCTGGATGGAGCCGTGCCCCAGCTGAATCCGGACGCGGCCGGCGCCGGGCGGGGTGGGGGACTGGTGGCGGAACTGCCCTCGGGCTGGGGCGGCGAGGCCCCGTGGGTGGCCCTGGGTGGCGACGGCAGGCGGGCGGCCGTCGTCTTCCGGGGCGCGGACGGGTGCGTGTGGTGCTTTGGGGAGACGGTGCGTCACCTCGTCCAGCCCCCGGACGGCGCGCTGGGCGTGGCCCTGGGCGCGCTGGGCGCCCTGGTGTTCCAGCGGCTGCGGCTGGGCCTGGGCCCCGCGCTGGGGGGCCGCTGGCTGGTCGCCCCGGGCGTCGTGGAGGAACTGGAGGTGCGCAGGTGTGCCCGCTGTGCCGGGAGCCCGGAGCCGGCCCGGCCGTGA
- a CDS encoding M67 family metallopeptidase, with the protein MIRWPEPGWPLAVRDAVVRHLEAAYPHEGCGVILQSGDAGPWRVRPLRNASDRPHTAYAFAPEEWLAVSLEADARGERVVCVFHSHVEAPATFSPEDRARAAPEGHPLLPGVSYLIGSIHRGCVVWVCQYEWQGDDFRLQEP; encoded by the coding sequence GTGATCCGCTGGCCCGAGCCCGGCTGGCCGCTGGCTGTCCGCGACGCGGTGGTGCGCCACCTGGAGGCCGCGTACCCCCATGAGGGCTGTGGGGTGATTCTCCAGTCCGGGGATGCGGGCCCATGGAGGGTCCGCCCGCTGCGCAACGCCTCCGACCGGCCGCACACCGCCTACGCCTTCGCCCCCGAGGAGTGGCTGGCCGTCTCCCTGGAGGCGGACGCACGTGGAGAGCGGGTGGTGTGTGTCTTCCACTCCCACGTGGAAGCACCTGCCACGTTCTCCCCGGAAGACCGGGCCCGGGCAGCCCCGGAAGGTCACCCACTCCTACCCGGAGTTTCCTACCTCATCGGATCCATACACCGGGGCTGTGTAGTCTGGGTGTGTCAGTACGAGTGGCAGGGGGACGATTTCAGGCTCCAAGAGCCCTGA
- the cysC gene encoding adenylyl-sulfate kinase: MAPNTGFTLWLTGMSGTGKSTTAAYIAARLRQVGRNVEILDEGELGEALWAGLSDAKDDRTTVVRRLGFVANLLTRNGVAALVPCVSPYKPGREENRRAIGRYVEVYVDCPTEKLIERDSTGRYKKALNGEIPNFIGITEPYEPPNSPEVTIHSDVESVEDGAAKIFQSLLDLGYMNTEELKTITGKKMKANPLPAKAEKGDKGAAKADKGAKARRGDEARPAAKAAAKADKGAKARPATRAARVAKPAPSAKKPAKNKAR; encoded by the coding sequence ATGGCCCCCAACACTGGTTTCACCCTCTGGCTGACCGGCATGTCCGGGACCGGGAAGAGCACGACGGCCGCCTATATCGCGGCGCGCCTGCGGCAGGTTGGCCGCAACGTGGAGATCCTCGACGAAGGTGAGCTCGGCGAGGCGCTCTGGGCGGGTCTTTCCGATGCGAAGGACGACCGCACCACGGTGGTCCGCCGCCTCGGCTTCGTGGCGAACCTCCTGACCCGCAACGGCGTCGCGGCGCTGGTGCCCTGCGTGAGCCCCTACAAGCCGGGCCGCGAGGAGAACCGTCGCGCCATCGGCCGCTACGTGGAGGTCTACGTCGACTGCCCCACGGAGAAGCTCATCGAGCGCGACAGCACCGGCCGCTACAAGAAGGCGCTCAACGGGGAGATCCCCAACTTCATCGGCATCACCGAGCCGTACGAGCCGCCCAACTCGCCGGAAGTGACCATTCACTCCGATGTGGAGTCGGTGGAGGACGGCGCGGCGAAGATCTTCCAGTCGCTCCTGGACCTCGGCTACATGAACACCGAGGAGCTGAAGACCATCACCGGCAAGAAGATGAAGGCCAACCCGCTGCCGGCGAAGGCGGAGAAGGGCGACAAGGGCGCCGCCAAGGCGGACAAGGGCGCCAAGGCTCGCCGCGGTGACGAGGCCCGTCCGGCCGCCAAGGCCGCCGCGAAGGCGGACAAGGGCGCCAAGGCGCGTCCGGCCACGCGCGCCGCCCGGGTGGCGAAGCCGGCTCCGTCGGCCAAGAAGCCCGCGAAGAACAAGGCCCGCTGA
- the larE gene encoding ATP-dependent sacrificial sulfur transferase LarE — protein sequence MLSPERIQSLCESSRPKLEAMRAALRAHGSALVAFSGGVDSTFVLKVAVEELGERALALTALSASVAPEEAQEARELAERMGARHVVVGSNELANPQYAANPTNRCYFCKTELYDICEARRQELGMAVVLDGFNADDFKDHRPGHKAAQEHKVVSPLAQAGLTKDEIRAWSQSLGLPTWDKPQMACLASRIPYGTAVTRDRLIQIASAESEMRKLGFRQFRVRYHQEVARLEVAAEEYERFLAADVRQKVNAAFLALGFKFVSLDLEPFRSGRMNEAAGVARPEAGKVAGFSLPVVS from the coding sequence ATGCTGAGCCCCGAGCGGATCCAGAGCCTGTGTGAGTCCTCGCGCCCGAAGCTGGAGGCCATGCGCGCCGCGCTGCGCGCCCATGGCAGTGCGCTGGTGGCGTTCTCCGGAGGCGTGGATTCCACGTTCGTGCTGAAGGTGGCGGTGGAGGAATTGGGCGAGCGCGCCCTGGCGCTCACCGCCCTGTCCGCGTCGGTGGCGCCGGAGGAGGCGCAGGAGGCGCGGGAGCTGGCGGAGCGGATGGGGGCGCGGCACGTGGTGGTGGGCAGCAACGAGCTGGCGAATCCGCAGTACGCGGCCAACCCCACGAACCGTTGCTACTTCTGCAAGACGGAGCTGTACGACATCTGCGAGGCCCGCCGGCAGGAGCTGGGCATGGCGGTGGTGCTGGACGGCTTCAACGCGGACGACTTCAAGGACCACCGGCCCGGCCACAAGGCGGCGCAGGAGCACAAGGTGGTGTCTCCGTTGGCGCAGGCGGGGCTGACGAAGGACGAGATTCGCGCCTGGAGCCAGTCGCTGGGGCTGCCCACATGGGACAAGCCGCAGATGGCGTGCCTGGCGTCGCGCATTCCGTACGGCACGGCGGTGACGCGGGACAGGCTGATCCAGATTGCCTCCGCCGAGTCGGAGATGCGCAAGCTGGGCTTCCGGCAGTTCCGCGTGCGCTACCACCAGGAGGTGGCGCGGCTGGAGGTGGCTGCGGAGGAGTACGAAAGGTTCCTGGCCGCGGACGTGCGCCAGAAGGTCAACGCTGCCTTCCTGGCGCTGGGGTTCAAGTTCGTGTCGTTGGACCTGGAGCCATTCCGTTCGGGCCGCATGAACGAGGCGGCTGGCGTGGCGCGTCCGGAGGCTGGCAAGGTCGCGGGGTTCTCGCTGCCCGTGGTGAGCTGA
- a CDS encoding GIY-YIG nuclease family protein encodes MRAFDAISLLAPQVDPGDTKIHLATKDGEEDPLDVYLKGEFEEWQRSQTRRNFERSYVLSLIAMRTANHWLFAGVHEMRGRTGQRGRYRYDLVELPACAELNGRLTARFQRPGRQSYLDAENWVDGIKLASIMPERMRIAEFPGFKAVHLTKGELDTIVRQDIESWRAAMSSVGGVYLISDTDTGRLYVGSATGVGGIWQRWCQYAATGHGGNQELVRLIRETGIGRASAFRFAILEVADTHTSDTDLLQREAHWKRVLLSREHGHNR; translated from the coding sequence ATGCGTGCATTCGACGCCATTTCACTGCTGGCGCCGCAAGTAGATCCCGGAGACACAAAGATCCATCTCGCGACGAAGGATGGTGAGGAGGACCCGCTCGACGTGTACCTGAAGGGAGAATTCGAGGAGTGGCAGCGCTCGCAAACGCGGCGCAACTTTGAGCGTAGTTACGTTCTTTCATTGATCGCGATGCGCACCGCGAATCACTGGCTGTTCGCGGGTGTGCATGAAATGCGAGGCCGCACCGGGCAGAGAGGTCGGTACCGGTACGACCTCGTGGAGCTTCCCGCATGCGCGGAACTCAACGGGCGGCTCACCGCGCGGTTCCAGCGCCCTGGCCGCCAATCGTACCTAGACGCGGAGAATTGGGTCGACGGGATCAAACTCGCTTCCATCATGCCTGAGCGTATGAGGATCGCCGAGTTTCCCGGCTTCAAAGCCGTTCACCTCACCAAGGGCGAACTGGATACGATCGTACGCCAAGACATCGAATCATGGCGCGCTGCGATGTCGAGCGTGGGCGGTGTGTACCTCATCTCCGACACGGATACAGGTCGCCTGTACGTCGGTAGCGCGACCGGCGTTGGAGGGATCTGGCAACGGTGGTGTCAGTACGCCGCGACCGGGCACGGAGGCAACCAAGAGTTGGTGAGACTCATCCGCGAAACAGGGATCGGACGTGCATCGGCGTTCCGCTTCGCGATCCTGGAAGTGGCCGACACGCATACCAGCGATACGGACCTGTTGCAGCGCGAAGCACACTGGAAGCGGGTTCTGCTGAGCCGCGAGCACGGCCACAACCGCTGA
- a CDS encoding ATP-binding protein, whose product MPSRLKWPPLFGDALLASAAMDRLLHHAHVLTIEGDSYRNPPLAKRTRAPRAAQVETAAR is encoded by the coding sequence GTGCCGAGCCGCTTGAAGTGGCCTCCGCTGTTTGGTGACGCGCTGCTGGCCAGCGCCGCCATGGACCGACTGCTGCACCACGCCCACGTCCTCACCATCGAGGGTGACAGCTACCGCAACCCGCCGCTCGCCAAGCGCACCCGCGCACCGCGCGCGGCCCAGGTCGAGACCGCCGCACGCTGA
- a CDS encoding GmrSD restriction endonuclease domain-containing protein, giving the protein MSISPRGMSVQEAYRLYREGFLLVNRRYQRKLVWTVEEKQRLIGSLLRGYPIPLILLAEKPEIHGPNKYEIIDGMQRLNAIFAFIENVFNFDGRYFSVREFARASQVAAAGLFTEAPEEQLRLTPAQCAELLDYQLAVTIYPSRNESDITEVFGRINSGGKQLSDQEKRQAGVVSKFADLIRQLAAELRGDVSKEVLLLSDMPEISIETIGAKQGYRVRADDTVWCKQGIITSAQLRDSDDEALLADIAASVVLGKPLPASKEFFDVLYDQKQKESQEVEQALAAYGANRLQNEIKTTFSVLNETILAYSTERNALRKTVNPQSGNPIKTAFYAVFMAFFDLIVRQERSPDNPKDIMAALKGLRAKLKVSAHYATTEDRINNIGLTKGLIERHFVHKEPPVLKHGPGLVIDFENSLRRSKIETPRYEFKQGILRLSNDRSRDPEVLRRLPEMLCAIANLGPQSEGYLYFGIANNQKDALRIQALDQINPIQVGDTFVVGVDREARSLKTSIEKHVEQIVSAIKISGLSEPLKTQALANIDTIDYRGLSVVRIQIPPQREVSFVGEEAFVRSNSSTEAVAGPRLLAVSRLFRG; this is encoded by the coding sequence GTGAGCATTTCACCTAGAGGAATGAGCGTTCAGGAGGCTTACCGCCTCTATCGAGAGGGGTTTCTTCTCGTCAATCGCAGATATCAAAGGAAGCTGGTTTGGACCGTTGAAGAGAAGCAACGCCTAATCGGGAGTTTGCTGAGAGGCTACCCGATCCCACTGATCCTACTTGCGGAGAAGCCGGAGATCCACGGCCCAAACAAGTATGAAATTATCGATGGAATGCAACGCCTCAACGCCATATTCGCATTCATCGAAAACGTGTTCAACTTTGATGGTCGATATTTTTCGGTTCGCGAATTCGCCCGGGCAAGCCAAGTCGCTGCAGCAGGGCTTTTTACGGAGGCACCAGAGGAGCAGCTCCGACTCACCCCTGCTCAGTGCGCGGAGTTGCTGGACTATCAACTCGCCGTAACGATTTATCCATCACGCAATGAGTCCGACATCACGGAGGTGTTTGGAAGAATCAACTCGGGAGGGAAGCAACTAAGCGATCAAGAGAAGCGGCAGGCCGGTGTTGTCAGCAAATTTGCGGATCTAATTAGGCAACTTGCCGCAGAGCTACGCGGAGATGTGTCAAAGGAAGTACTCCTGCTCTCCGACATGCCCGAAATCAGCATTGAAACTATTGGCGCCAAACAGGGCTACCGCGTTCGCGCTGATGACACAGTGTGGTGCAAGCAGGGAATCATCACTTCAGCACAACTGCGGGACAGCGATGACGAAGCCCTCCTTGCAGACATTGCAGCTTCTGTAGTCCTGGGTAAGCCCTTGCCCGCCAGCAAGGAGTTCTTCGACGTTCTGTACGACCAGAAGCAAAAAGAATCACAAGAGGTTGAACAGGCGCTGGCAGCTTACGGAGCGAACCGCCTTCAAAACGAGATCAAGACAACTTTCTCGGTTCTCAATGAAACCATCCTCGCCTACAGCACTGAGCGCAACGCTCTGCGCAAGACGGTAAATCCTCAAAGCGGAAACCCAATCAAGACGGCCTTTTATGCTGTATTCATGGCCTTTTTTGACCTGATTGTTCGCCAGGAACGCTCGCCTGACAATCCCAAAGACATCATGGCTGCCCTCAAGGGCCTGAGAGCCAAGCTAAAGGTGAGCGCACATTACGCAACCACGGAGGACAGAATCAACAACATCGGCCTAACAAAGGGGCTGATTGAGCGGCACTTTGTACACAAAGAGCCGCCGGTATTGAAGCATGGTCCTGGACTCGTAATCGACTTTGAGAACTCACTGAGACGCTCCAAGATTGAGACTCCTCGGTACGAGTTCAAGCAGGGCATCCTTCGCCTATCCAATGATCGGAGTCGGGATCCTGAGGTGCTACGCCGCTTGCCGGAGATGCTTTGCGCAATCGCCAATCTTGGCCCTCAAAGCGAGGGCTATCTGTATTTTGGGATTGCCAACAACCAGAAAGATGCTTTACGCATCCAAGCCCTAGACCAGATCAATCCAATCCAGGTTGGAGACACATTTGTTGTTGGCGTTGATCGCGAAGCAAGGAGCCTGAAAACTAGCATTGAAAAGCATGTCGAGCAAATTGTCAGCGCAATCAAAATCTCGGGACTCTCAGAGCCGCTAAAGACTCAGGCCCTGGCTAACATTGACACGATCGACTATAGAGGGCTCTCTGTTGTTCGCATTCAAATCCCACCACAGCGGGAGGTCTCGTTTGTCGGGGAAGAGGCATTCGTCCGCAGTAATTCCTCCACTGAGGCAGTAGCAGGTCCCAGGCTGTTGGCAGTCAGCCGACTATTTAGAGGTTGA
- a CDS encoding helix-turn-helix domain-containing protein: MRRSQGVTLTPRERRKLQRLLHQQQHAGEALRATILLWSAQGQSASAIARTLGVTPRTVYRCRLPWRQQGWQGLADEPRPGRPPRVTATYLRVLMQTVQTDPRQLDFFFGRWTCGRLASYLKQRTQVALSAEWALGTPLLLAPVHLRNPQLD; the protein is encoded by the coding sequence ATGCGGAGGAGCCAGGGCGTCACGCTGACGCCTCGCGAACGCAGGAAGCTTCAGCGCCTGCTGCATCAGCAGCAGCACGCCGGGGAAGCGTTGCGCGCAACCATCCTCCTGTGGAGTGCTCAGGGCCAGAGCGCCAGCGCCATCGCGCGCACATTGGGGGTGACTCCTCGCACGGTGTACCGCTGCCGGCTCCCCTGGCGGCAGCAGGGCTGGCAAGGCCTGGCGGATGAGCCTCGCCCTGGCCGGCCTCCTCGAGTCACTGCTACCTACCTGCGGGTATTGATGCAGACGGTGCAGACCGACCCCAGGCAGTTGGACTTCTTCTTTGGTCGCTGGACGTGTGGGCGGCTGGCCTCCTATCTGAAGCAGCGCACGCAGGTGGCCCTGAGTGCGGAGTGGGCCTTGGGTACGCCCCTTCTACTTGCCCCCGTACACCTCAGAAACCCTCAACTGGATTGA
- a CDS encoding nuclear transport factor 2 family protein, with amino-acid sequence MESIRAAIEEHWRASESGEIEAEHAIYAEDAILDYPQSGERFRGRTTIAAQRGGHPADRHFTVLRIVGSGDLWVSECIITYDGVPTHSISIMEFAGESVVHETQYFAAPFPAPESRAALAEPS; translated from the coding sequence ATGGAATCGATCAGGGCCGCGATCGAGGAACACTGGCGGGCATCCGAAAGCGGCGAGATCGAAGCCGAACACGCGATCTACGCCGAGGACGCTATCCTCGACTACCCGCAATCGGGTGAACGTTTCCGTGGTCGCACCACGATTGCGGCGCAACGCGGCGGGCACCCGGCCGATCGGCACTTCACCGTGCTACGGATCGTCGGCAGCGGGGATCTGTGGGTCAGCGAGTGCATCATCACCTATGACGGTGTGCCGACCCACTCGATCTCCATCATGGAATTTGCCGGCGAGTCGGTGGTGCACGAGACGCAGTACTTCGCCGCCCCCTTCCCCGCCCCCGAATCGCGGGCGGCCCTGGCGGAGCCTTCCTGA